Sequence from the Actinomyces slackii genome:
CCGTAACGTCGTGCCCGTCAGACGTTAGCACGTGCTAAAACTGAAGGTCAACGAGCATCGACGAGGATGAACACCCCCATGACTGACACCGCACACACCCCCAGCACCCCCGGCGCGGACCGCCCCGGCACCACCGCTGAGACGACCGCCGCAGCACCCTCAGCGGCCCCGTGCAAGGCCCGCAGCGCCGACCCCGCCTACTCCCGCCTGGCCCTCGGCATCGCGCCCGACTCCTGGGGAGTGTGGTTCCCCCAGGACGACCAGCAGATCGGCCCGATGACCACCCTCGACCAGATGGCCGAGGCTGGATTCGAGTACCTGGAGACCGGGCCCCACGGCTACTTCCCGACCGACCCGGCCGTCCTGGCCCGGGAGACCGCGGCCCGAGGCCTGACGGTTGTGGCGGGGACCCAGGGCGGCCCCCTGCACCACCGCGAGGACTGGCCCGCCACCGAGAAGGGGATCCGCGACGTCGCCGCCCTTGTCAGCGAGCTCGGGGCGAAGCACCTGGTCTACCTGCCCACCCCCTACATCGACTACAAGACCTCTGAGCAGGTCGAGCCGCGCACCATCGACGAGGAGGACTGGGCGGTCTACATGGAGGGGCTCAACCATGTGGGCGCCCTCCTGCGCGAGGACTACGGCATGACCCTCCAGGTTCACCCCCACGGGGACACCTACATCGAGTCCGCCGAGCAGATCGCCCGCGCCCTGGCGGACACCGACCCCGACCTGGTCTCCCTGTGCCTGGACACCGGCCACGTCGTCTACGGCGGCGGCGACCCCCTGAAGATCATCCGCGACCACGGCGAGCGGATCGGTTTTGTCCACATCAAGGCCATGGACCCCCAGGTTCTGGCAGAGACCCGCCGCAACGGGTGGTCCTTCGCCCAGGCCGTGGCCCACGGGGTCTCGGTGACCCCTCCCCAGGGCCAGCCCGAGATGCGGGCGCTCATCGACGCCCTGGCGGGGCTGGGCAAGGACCTCAACGTCGTCGTCGAGCAGGACCTCTACCCGGTCGACCCGGCCTTCCCCCTGCCCAATGCGATCGCCACGCGGCGCTACCTGGCGCAGTGCAACCTGGGCACCCTGTGAGCCGGCGCTGAGGCGGGGGAGTAGGGTCTGCCTGTGCGCCCCCAGCCCACTCGCCCCGTCTCACGCCCCCTGACCTTCACCGCCACCAGGCGCGCCAGCTACGCCGGATTCGTGGTCCAGGCCATCGTCAACAACCTGGCGCCCCTGCTGTTCATCGCCTTCCACACGCGGCTGGGTCTGGGCGTGGCCCAACTGGGAGCCCTGGCCTCACTGAACTTCGCCGTTCAGCTCGTCACCGACCTGGCCGCCATCCGGGTCATCGACCGCGTCGGCTACCGGCGCCCCATGCTGGTGGCGCACGCCGCCGCCACCGCGGGCCTGGTGCTGCTGGCCCTCCTGCCCCAGGTCATGGACCCCATGTGGGGCCTGGCGGTCGCGGTCAGCGTCTACGCCGTCGGCGGCGGACTGCTGGAGGTGTTGGTCAGTCCCGTCGTCGAGCACCTGCCCTCGCCGGCCGAGGGCAAGGCCTCGGCCATGGCGCTGCTGCACTCCTTCTACTGCTGGGGGCAGCTGGCCGTCGTCATGCTGAGCACCGGCGCCCTGGCGCTGATCGGCCTGGGCGCCTGGCCGGTGCTGCCACTCATCTGGGCGCTGGTGCCGGCGGTCAATGGCCTGGTCTTCGCCCGGGTGCCCTTCCCCGAGACGGTCGGGGAGGAGTCGCGCACGCCGCTTCGCCGCCTGGCGGGGAGCCCGGTCTTCCTGGCGGCGCTCGTCCTCATGGTCACCGGCGGGGCGGCCGAGCTGACCATGGCGCAGTGGTCCTCCTTCTTCGCCGAGTCGGCCACGGGCGTGCCCAAGGAGATCGGAGACCTCATGGGCCCCGGGCTCTTCGCCCTGCTCATGGGCCTGGGGCGCATGGCCTATGGGCTGGCGGGCGAGCGGGTCGACCTGCGGGTGGCCCTGGCAGTCTCCAGCGCGGGCGCGGTGATCTGCTACCTGGTGGCGGCCACCGCCTGGCATCCGGTGGTCAGCCTGCTGGGCTGCGCGATGACGGGACTGTGCATCAGCCTGCTGTGGCCGGGGACGATCTCCCTGACCGCTGCACGATTCCCCGCCGGCGGCGCCGCCATGTTCGCGGTCCTGGCTCTGGCCGGCGACGGCGGGGCGACCGTGGGGCCCGCCCTGGCCGGGCGCCTGGCGGGCCTGGCCGAGGCGGGCGGGCCGCTGTCCGCCGTGGCGGCGGCGCTGCCCGACGACGGCGGCACGGGCCTTCGCGCCGCGCTCATGGTCTGCGCGGGCATCCCCCTGGTCTTCACCCTGACGGTGCTGGCGCTCAGGCAGCCCCGCCGCCCCTGACTCCGCCAATTTGCGTGAGTTCGTACTTTTCCGGGCCCGGAAAAGTACGAACTCACGCAAATTGGCGGAGTCACGGAGGGTTAGCCGGCGGCGGCCTGGTCGACGGCCTGGCCGAAGTCCGGGACCGCCTCCAGCGGCAGCACCCCGACGTCCTGGCTGACCAGGTCGACGGCGTCGCGCATGCCCAGCCACCACTGGTGACGGGGGCGGCGGTTATCCCGGTCCAACTCGTCGTTCATGCGCTCCAGGAGGCTGTGGGAGACCTTGCCGCCCACCAGCCCCACATAGGAGGCGCCGTCGCCCCGGCCCTCCAGGTCCGCGGCGAGCAGGTCCAGGGCGTGGGCCACCAGCTTGGTGGCCATGATCCGGTCGAAGGCGGTGGGGTTGCCGCCCTGCTGGAGATGCCCGATCACGGCCTCCCGCACGTCGTAGAGCCCCCGGCCCTCCTCGGCGAAGATATGCGCCAGGACGTCAGTGGTGTAGTGCTCCGAGGCCCGCTCGTTGCGCACCACCAGGTAGAGGCTGCGGCCCGAGCGGAAGGACTCCACCATCCGCTCGGAGTCGGCCGCCAGGGTGGACAGCCGGATGCCGTCCTCGTGGAGGTAGACCTTCTCAGCACCGGTGGCAATGCCCGAGATGAGCGAGAGGTACCCGCACTTGCGGCCCATCATCTCGGCCACGAAGCAGCGGTGGGAGGCCGCCGCGGAGAGCTTGATGGCGTCGAGGGCCGCCACCGCGTTGTTCAGCGCCGTGTCCGCCCCGATGCTCAACTCCGAGCCCGGCAGGTTGTTGTCGATGGAGGCCGGGACGCACACGATCGGGATGCGGAAGGCGGGGTAGCGATCCCGCTCGGTGACCAGGCGGTGAGCGCTCAGGTAGGCGTTGAACCCGCCGATGATGAGCAGGGCGTCGATCTCGTGCTTCTCGATCTCCCTGCCCAGGGCGTAGAGCTGCTCGATCTCGGGGATCTCCCGGCGCGTCCCCAGGGCGGCGCCGCCGTCGCCCACCCAGCCCTCGACGTCGGCCCAGGTCAGCTCGCGCACCTCGCCGTCCAGCAGCCCGGGGAAGCCGCCGTGGACGCCCAGCATCGTGAAGCCGTGATCGATGCCCAGGCGCACGGCGGCGCGCGCCGCCGTGTTCATGCCCGGGGCCAGGCCGCCGGCGTGAAGGATCGCCACCCGCTTGCGCCTGGCGCCGTCCGGGCCGCGGCTGGGGTCGTGATCGGGCAGCGGGGGGATGGACATGGTCTCGAAGATGGTGAGCATCTGCTCGAAGCTGCCGCCGCGGGCCTTGACCGCCGCCAGGTAGTCCTGCGCCGCCACCAGATCCTTGACCGCGCGGGTCGCCTCCACCTGCTTCATCATGGGCAGGCGTCGGATCCGGTTGTGGCGCTCGGCGATGATGACCGGCTCGGCCTCGGGCTCCATGGTGATGACCTCACGGGCCGCGGCGCAGCCCAGCAGCGTGGACATCCAGCGGTCGTAGGCGCTGGGCCGGCCACCGCGCTGGACATGGCCCAGGATGGTCACTCGCGCCGACTCGCCCAGGCGGTCGGACAGGACCTGCTTGACGTCGTCGGCCGTGATGCGGTTCCCGGCCCGGTCAGTGGCCCCCTCGGCCACGATGACCATGGACTCGCGCCGCCCCGCCTCGCGGCCCTCCTTGAGCCTGAGGCACATGTCCTCCTCCCAGTTGCGGCCCGGGGGAAGCTCGGGGACCAGCACGTAGTCGCATCCCCCGGCCATGGCTGCCATGAGCGCCAGGTAGCCGCAGTGGCGGCCCATGACCTCCACGACGAAGGTGCGCTGATGGGAGGCCGCGGTTGAGGAGATGTCGTCGATGGCCTCCAGGATGCGGTGCAGGGCCGAGTCGGTGCCGATGGTCATGTCGGCGCCCACCAGGTCGTTGTCGATGGAGCCGACGATCCCGGTGACCATGAGCTCGGGGTGGGCCTGGGCCGTCTCAGCCGGGATGTCGCCGCCCTCCACCAGCTCCTCGAGCAGGGAGGGCCAGTTCTTGCGGAACTCGTTGGTGCCGGTCAGGGAGCCGTCCCCGCCGATGACCACGAGCCGGTCGATGCCGTGGGCCAGCAGGTGGCGGGCGGCCGCCAGCTGCCCGGCGCGCTCGCGGAACTCCGCGGAGCGGGCGGTGCCGATGATGGTTCCCCCGCGCTGGAGGATCGAGCTG
This genomic interval carries:
- a CDS encoding sugar phosphate isomerase/epimerase family protein translates to MTDTAHTPSTPGADRPGTTAETTAAAPSAAPCKARSADPAYSRLALGIAPDSWGVWFPQDDQQIGPMTTLDQMAEAGFEYLETGPHGYFPTDPAVLARETAARGLTVVAGTQGGPLHHREDWPATEKGIRDVAALVSELGAKHLVYLPTPYIDYKTSEQVEPRTIDEEDWAVYMEGLNHVGALLREDYGMTLQVHPHGDTYIESAEQIARALADTDPDLVSLCLDTGHVVYGGGDPLKIIRDHGERIGFVHIKAMDPQVLAETRRNGWSFAQAVAHGVSVTPPQGQPEMRALIDALAGLGKDLNVVVEQDLYPVDPAFPLPNAIATRRYLAQCNLGTL
- a CDS encoding MFS transporter, whose product is MRPQPTRPVSRPLTFTATRRASYAGFVVQAIVNNLAPLLFIAFHTRLGLGVAQLGALASLNFAVQLVTDLAAIRVIDRVGYRRPMLVAHAAATAGLVLLALLPQVMDPMWGLAVAVSVYAVGGGLLEVLVSPVVEHLPSPAEGKASAMALLHSFYCWGQLAVVMLSTGALALIGLGAWPVLPLIWALVPAVNGLVFARVPFPETVGEESRTPLRRLAGSPVFLAALVLMVTGGAAELTMAQWSSFFAESATGVPKEIGDLMGPGLFALLMGLGRMAYGLAGERVDLRVALAVSSAGAVICYLVAATAWHPVVSLLGCAMTGLCISLLWPGTISLTAARFPAGGAAMFAVLALAGDGGATVGPALAGRLAGLAEAGGPLSAVAAALPDDGGTGLRAALMVCAGIPLVFTLTVLALRQPRRP
- a CDS encoding 6-phosphofructokinase; translation: MTAVVPSPSPLKIGVLTSGGDAQGMNAAVRGVVRTALRLGAKPYAVMEGWAGAVAGGDAIRPLAWDSVSSILQRGGTIIGTARSAEFRERAGQLAAARHLLAHGIDRLVVIGGDGSLTGTNEFRKNWPSLLEELVEGGDIPAETAQAHPELMVTGIVGSIDNDLVGADMTIGTDSALHRILEAIDDISSTAASHQRTFVVEVMGRHCGYLALMAAMAGGCDYVLVPELPPGRNWEEDMCLRLKEGREAGRRESMVIVAEGATDRAGNRITADDVKQVLSDRLGESARVTILGHVQRGGRPSAYDRWMSTLLGCAAAREVITMEPEAEPVIIAERHNRIRRLPMMKQVEATRAVKDLVAAQDYLAAVKARGGSFEQMLTIFETMSIPPLPDHDPSRGPDGARRKRVAILHAGGLAPGMNTAARAAVRLGIDHGFTMLGVHGGFPGLLDGEVRELTWADVEGWVGDGGAALGTRREIPEIEQLYALGREIEKHEIDALLIIGGFNAYLSAHRLVTERDRYPAFRIPIVCVPASIDNNLPGSELSIGADTALNNAVAALDAIKLSAAASHRCFVAEMMGRKCGYLSLISGIATGAEKVYLHEDGIRLSTLAADSERMVESFRSGRSLYLVVRNERASEHYTTDVLAHIFAEEGRGLYDVREAVIGHLQQGGNPTAFDRIMATKLVAHALDLLAADLEGRGDGASYVGLVGGKVSHSLLERMNDELDRDNRRPRHQWWLGMRDAVDLVSQDVGVLPLEAVPDFGQAVDQAAAG